From the genome of Haloterrigena sp. KLK7, one region includes:
- a CDS encoding J domain-containing protein, translated as MAVADDRQAGCEGCGRTVPLEDLTTVTMPDGERVACCPRCEPHAREAARKCSSLDQRRAACDGCTGTYLETELEDVVLADGTVLACCPSCATEAPDGDDDTATAGDEGSAATDPDGAETDGDESLCMQCNEWVAAELFRVTTIDDRTERFCPTCKERAEANGIVKDVDMRKTKAREVLGVEADATDDELKTAFHRQVKRAHPDRESGSKSAFKLVREAYERLTEDD; from the coding sequence ATGGCTGTGGCCGACGACCGTCAGGCCGGCTGCGAGGGGTGTGGCCGAACGGTGCCGCTCGAGGACCTGACGACGGTGACGATGCCCGACGGCGAGCGGGTCGCGTGCTGTCCCCGCTGTGAGCCACACGCACGCGAGGCCGCACGGAAGTGCTCGTCGCTCGACCAGCGGCGGGCCGCCTGCGACGGCTGTACCGGAACCTATCTCGAGACCGAACTCGAGGACGTCGTCTTGGCGGACGGAACCGTCCTCGCGTGCTGTCCGTCGTGTGCGACGGAGGCGCCGGACGGCGACGACGACACGGCGACCGCGGGCGACGAGGGGAGCGCGGCCACCGATCCCGACGGGGCGGAGACGGACGGCGACGAGTCCCTCTGTATGCAGTGCAACGAGTGGGTCGCCGCCGAACTGTTCCGCGTGACGACCATCGACGATCGGACCGAGCGATTCTGTCCGACCTGCAAGGAGCGCGCCGAGGCGAACGGCATCGTCAAGGACGTCGACATGCGGAAGACGAAAGCCCGGGAAGTGCTCGGCGTCGAGGCGGACGCGACCGACGACGAGCTCAAGACGGCGTTCCACCGACAGGTCAAACGCGCCCATCCCGACCGGGAGAGCGGCAGCAAATCGGCGTTCAAACTGGTCCGTGAGGCCTACGAGCGACTGACTGAAGACGATTGA
- a CDS encoding DUF3054 domain-containing protein, producing the protein MDTAVRTDDRAETVDRETLLLGAGDVIAVAALLVYGQLSHGVSPIEQPLETLETIAPFAIGWLVVAALAGLYRRSVSVSIPRTVRLTTVVWLGAANVGLILRQGAFGDTAAWPFPLVITGFGLLLLVGWRVGYAAFVGRNA; encoded by the coding sequence ATGGACACCGCAGTCCGAACGGACGACCGGGCCGAGACGGTCGATCGAGAGACGCTGCTCCTCGGCGCCGGCGACGTGATCGCGGTCGCCGCGCTGCTCGTCTACGGCCAGCTCAGTCACGGCGTGAGCCCGATCGAACAGCCCCTCGAGACCCTCGAGACGATCGCCCCGTTCGCGATCGGCTGGCTCGTCGTCGCGGCGCTGGCCGGCCTCTACAGGCGCTCGGTCTCGGTCTCGATCCCCCGAACCGTGCGCCTGACGACGGTCGTGTGGCTCGGCGCGGCCAACGTCGGCCTGATCCTCCGACAGGGCGCCTTCGGCGACACGGCCGCGTGGCCGTTCCCGCTGGTCATCACGGGCTTCGGACTCCTCCTGCTGGTCGGCTGGCGCGTCGGATACGCGGCGTTCGTCGGCCGAAACGCGTAG
- a CDS encoding helix-turn-helix domain-containing protein, with protein sequence MGGRGPKRELAEKIAGEITLSDDPGATLRKWRTDFDISQTDLAAELDVSSSVISDYESGRRESPGIGVVRRLVDGLLSIDERRGGDRIRQYGRVLSAGFDSDVVHDLREYATSIPLAKLYDDIDATRITTGSTDRISGHTVIDSIQAITRLSSEEFFRLYGQSTNRVLVFTGVSRGESPLVALRVVNPTPNAVVLHGIEEEELWDHAADLARIDGYSLAVTNADLDGMLEYLVGLE encoded by the coding sequence ATGGGCGGACGTGGGCCGAAACGCGAACTCGCGGAGAAGATCGCCGGGGAAATCACGCTGAGCGACGACCCCGGCGCCACGCTGCGGAAGTGGCGCACCGACTTCGATATCTCGCAGACGGATCTCGCCGCCGAGTTGGACGTCTCGTCGTCGGTCATCTCCGACTACGAGAGCGGCCGCCGGGAGAGCCCCGGCATCGGCGTCGTCCGCCGGCTCGTCGACGGGCTGCTCTCGATCGACGAACGGCGGGGCGGCGACCGCATCCGGCAGTACGGGCGGGTCCTCTCGGCGGGCTTCGACAGCGACGTCGTCCACGACCTGCGAGAGTACGCGACCTCGATCCCACTGGCGAAGCTGTACGACGACATCGACGCGACCCGGATCACCACCGGGAGCACCGACCGCATCAGCGGTCACACGGTCATCGACAGCATCCAGGCGATCACGCGCCTCTCGAGCGAGGAGTTCTTCCGGCTCTACGGGCAGAGCACGAACCGCGTGCTGGTGTTCACGGGCGTCTCCCGCGGCGAGTCGCCGCTGGTCGCCCTGCGAGTCGTCAATCCGACGCCCAACGCGGTCGTTCTACACGGGATCGAGGAGGAGGAACTCTGGGATCACGCCGCCGATCTGGCCCGTATCGACGGCTACTCGCTGGCCGTGACGAACGCCGATCTGGACGGGATGCTCGAGTACCTCGTCGGCCTCGAGTGA